A section of the Anaerobacillus sp. CMMVII genome encodes:
- a CDS encoding MATE family efflux transporter, which yields MKNIKNTKNHKAAKLTLFALTWPILIEIFLHMLMGNADTLMLSQYDDNAVASVGVSNQLINVIIVMFGFIATGTSILIAQYIGAKQEQDANKIAVVSIIGNLVFGVLLSLILFIFAPSILKAMNLPPELMDSSLVYLRIVGGFAFIQALIMTIAAIIRSHGFTKDAMYVTVGMNLINVIGNYFFIFGPFGFPVLGVTGVAISTTISRFIGLIAMFFILRYRIKGSLPYSFLLKGLPKNELKKLLKIGVPSAGEHLSYNTSQIAITYFIASMGTIALTTKVYTQNIMMFILLFSIAIGQGTQILIGHYVGAQKLEEAYQRCLKSLKIAIYVSLGMAVIFSFFSRPFLSLFTDNPDIITLGTTLILLTIILEPGRAFNLVVINCLRAAGDVKFPVYIGILSMWGVAVTLSYLLGIVFGLGLIGVWIAFIVDEWLRGLLMLRRWKSRKWIQMTLVEKKPEAS from the coding sequence ATGAAAAATATAAAAAACACAAAAAATCATAAAGCAGCAAAGTTAACATTATTTGCATTAACATGGCCTATCCTTATTGAAATATTTTTGCATATGTTAATGGGTAATGCCGATACTCTTATGTTAAGTCAATATGATGATAATGCGGTTGCTTCTGTAGGAGTATCAAATCAGCTTATTAATGTCATTATTGTAATGTTCGGATTTATTGCAACTGGAACAAGCATCCTAATTGCTCAGTATATTGGTGCAAAACAAGAACAAGATGCGAATAAAATTGCGGTTGTTTCAATTATAGGAAATTTAGTTTTCGGAGTACTATTGAGTCTCATTCTCTTCATTTTTGCTCCTTCTATCCTTAAAGCAATGAATTTACCGCCTGAATTAATGGATTCATCATTAGTATATCTTCGTATAGTAGGTGGTTTTGCATTTATCCAAGCATTAATCATGACAATTGCAGCCATTATACGTAGTCATGGTTTTACCAAAGATGCGATGTACGTAACTGTTGGGATGAACTTAATCAATGTGATTGGTAACTACTTTTTTATCTTTGGTCCTTTTGGCTTCCCAGTTTTAGGAGTAACCGGTGTAGCTATCTCTACAACAATAAGCCGTTTCATCGGGCTTATTGCAATGTTTTTCATATTACGCTACCGCATAAAGGGTAGTTTACCGTATTCGTTTCTACTTAAAGGTCTTCCAAAAAATGAATTAAAAAAACTTTTAAAAATTGGTGTTCCTTCTGCTGGAGAACATCTATCCTATAATACCTCTCAAATAGCAATTACCTATTTCATTGCTTCTATGGGAACAATCGCCTTAACGACAAAGGTGTATACACAAAATATTATGATGTTTATCTTATTATTCTCCATAGCTATTGGCCAAGGTACGCAAATATTAATTGGCCATTATGTAGGTGCCCAAAAACTTGAAGAGGCCTATCAGCGGTGCTTAAAGAGCTTAAAAATTGCCATTTACGTTTCATTAGGTATGGCCGTTATATTTAGTTTTTTTAGTAGACCTTTTTTAAGTCTATTTACCGATAATCCTGATATTATAACTCTTGGTACCACATTAATTTTATTAACAATCATCCTCGAACCAGGAAGAGCTTTCAACCTTGTCGTCATAAACTGCCTACGTGCAGCAGGAGATGTTAAATTTCCTGTGTATATTGGGATATTATCCATGTGGGGAGTTGCAGTTACATTATCATACCTTCTAGGGATCGTTTTTGGTCTTGGACTAATTGGGGTTTGGATAGCATTTATTGTTGATGAATGGCTTCGAGGCTTGTTAATGCTTAGAAGGTGGAAATCAAGAAAATGGATTCAAATGACCTTAGTTGAAAAAAAGCCTGAAGCTTCCTAA
- a CDS encoding GNAT family N-acetyltransferase: protein MGAINPYEYISRDGTRILLRSANPIDAKAVNQLSFNVISENNTLVTSVEEFAITDEQQRDFIQIYHQDPGNLMIVAEHQRTIIGILTFQRGFFLKYAHHGTVGMIVDKNWRGKGIGKALLATLIQWAEYNPILEKLCLEVLASNKNAIALYQSLGFREEGRQVNQVKTSNGTYDDIIIMGRFLSEKF, encoded by the coding sequence ATGGGGGCAATTAATCCTTATGAGTATATTTCTCGTGACGGCACTAGGATTTTACTAAGATCTGCAAATCCAATTGATGCAAAAGCAGTAAACCAACTGAGCTTTAATGTTATTAGTGAAAATAACACATTAGTTACTAGTGTTGAGGAATTTGCAATTACCGATGAGCAACAACGAGATTTTATTCAAATATATCATCAAGATCCAGGTAATTTGATGATTGTTGCTGAGCATCAGAGAACTATTATTGGTATTTTAACTTTTCAGAGAGGCTTTTTCTTAAAGTATGCACATCATGGGACGGTCGGAATGATCGTTGATAAAAACTGGAGAGGCAAAGGGATTGGAAAAGCCTTACTAGCAACATTAATACAATGGGCTGAATACAACCCCATACTAGAAAAACTTTGTTTAGAAGTACTAGCTTCAAATAAAAATGCCATTGCCTTATATCAATCACTCGGCTTCCGAGAAGAAGGCCGCCAAGTTAACCAAGTAAAAACGAGCAATGGCACTTATGATGACATCATTATTATGGGAAGGTTTTTAAGTGAGAAGTTTTGA
- a CDS encoding YbjQ family protein yields the protein MIIATTENITGKEIVAYKGFVKGSTIQAKHIGSDFLAGLKNIVGGEIKEYSDMMDKARKIAISRMVKDAEGMGANAIVAVRLQTSSVMNGAAEIVAYGTAVVVE from the coding sequence ATGATTATCGCAACTACTGAGAACATAACGGGAAAAGAAATTGTTGCTTATAAAGGCTTTGTGAAAGGAAGTACAATTCAAGCAAAGCACATTGGTAGTGATTTTTTAGCAGGCCTTAAGAACATTGTTGGAGGGGAAATAAAAGAGTACTCTGACATGATGGATAAAGCAAGAAAAATTGCCATTAGTAGAATGGTTAAAGATGCAGAAGGGATGGGGGCGAATGCAATTGTTGCAGTTCGACTTCAAACTTCTAGTGTTATGAACGGCGCAGCAGAAATTGTAGCATACGGTACTGCAGTTGTTGTTGAGTAA